One window from the genome of Diabrotica virgifera virgifera chromosome 6, PGI_DIABVI_V3a encodes:
- the LOC114336525 gene encoding serine/Arginine-related protein 53-like isoform X2 yields MKGAGVKVQAKLKAGVGKAENVFVQKLTNQLSSKCRISTVRRSSSSDSSDSKSRSSRRRSDKKSSRRSRTRSRDRSRDRYGRSRRSRSRSSSTYKSSKSRSYRSKSRDRYRDRHRRSRSRDRYRSRRSRSKSYIKEYVSKPKRRSHSSSSTSSSECVKTNVKHNSKKKEESNTKGTVSKKEKSASPDCIVIDNEVLDEINENSFAPKQFTSKSKKVPENIVIDLKKNTIKVPEIEQEEPDSIFHQNLFLSDEARMEKWVRELYSFRQKALQQGSKNDR; encoded by the exons ATGAAAGGCGCGGGAGTAAAAGTTCAAGCAAAGCTAAAAGCAGGCGTAGGTAAGGCAGAAAATGTGTTTGTTCAGAAGTTAACAAACCAGTTAAGTTCCAAATGCAGAATTAGTACTGTTCGTAGATCTTCCTCTTCAGATTCCAGTGATTCCAAAAGTAGAAGTAGCAGGAGGAGATCGGATAAGAAATCTAGTCGCCGATCTAGGACCAGGAGTCGGGATAGATCCAGAGACAGATACGGGAGGTCTAG GCGTTCTAGAAGTAGAAGCAGCTCCACATACAAATCATCAAAATCCAGATCATACAGATCAAAATCCAGAGATCGCTATCGAGATAGACACAGAAGGTCAAGATCTAGAGATAGATACAGATCTAGACGTTCCAGGTCTAAATCTTACATTAAAGAATATGTGAGTAAACCAAAAAGAAGATCACATTCAAGTTCTAGTACAAGCAGTAGTGAATGCGTCAAAACAAATGTAAAGCATAActcaaagaagaaagaagaaagtaATACCAAGGGCACTGTCAGTAAAAAGGAGAAATCGGCTTCTCCAGATTGTATTGTAATAGACAATGAAGTTTTAGATGAAATAAATGAGAATAGTTTTGCTCCCAAACAATTTACGTCGAAGTCAAAGAAAGTTCCAGAAAATATTGTTATAGACTTAAAGAAAAATACTATTAAAGTTCCAGAAATTGAACAAGAAGAGCCAGATAGCATATTTCATCAGAAC ctATTTCTAAGTGATGAAGCTCGCATGGAAAAGTGGGTGAGAGAACTATATTCATTCCGACAGAAAGCGCTCCAACAAGGCTCCAAAAATGACCGCTAG
- the LOC114336525 gene encoding serine/Arginine-related protein 53-like isoform X3 — protein MGKYSSDSENERRGSKSSSKAKSRRRSSSSDSSDSKSRSSRRRSDKKSSRRSRTRSRDRSRDRYGRSRRSRSRSSSTYKSSKSRSYRSKSRDRYRDRHRRSRSRDRYRSRRSRSKSYIKEYVSKPKRRSHSSSSTSSSECVKTNVKHNSKKKEESNTKGTVSKKEKSASPDCIVIDNEVLDEINENSFAPKQFTSKSKKVPENIVIDLKKNTIKVPEIEQEEPDSIFHQNLFLSDEARMEKWVRELYSFRQKALQQGSKNDR, from the exons atgGGTAAGTATTCTAGTGATTCAGAAAATGAAAGGCGCGGGAGTAAAAGTTCAAGCAAAGCTAAAAGCAGGCGTAG ATCTTCCTCTTCAGATTCCAGTGATTCCAAAAGTAGAAGTAGCAGGAGGAGATCGGATAAGAAATCTAGTCGCCGATCTAGGACCAGGAGTCGGGATAGATCCAGAGACAGATACGGGAGGTCTAG GCGTTCTAGAAGTAGAAGCAGCTCCACATACAAATCATCAAAATCCAGATCATACAGATCAAAATCCAGAGATCGCTATCGAGATAGACACAGAAGGTCAAGATCTAGAGATAGATACAGATCTAGACGTTCCAGGTCTAAATCTTACATTAAAGAATATGTGAGTAAACCAAAAAGAAGATCACATTCAAGTTCTAGTACAAGCAGTAGTGAATGCGTCAAAACAAATGTAAAGCATAActcaaagaagaaagaagaaagtaATACCAAGGGCACTGTCAGTAAAAAGGAGAAATCGGCTTCTCCAGATTGTATTGTAATAGACAATGAAGTTTTAGATGAAATAAATGAGAATAGTTTTGCTCCCAAACAATTTACGTCGAAGTCAAAGAAAGTTCCAGAAAATATTGTTATAGACTTAAAGAAAAATACTATTAAAGTTCCAGAAATTGAACAAGAAGAGCCAGATAGCATATTTCATCAGAAC ctATTTCTAAGTGATGAAGCTCGCATGGAAAAGTGGGTGAGAGAACTATATTCATTCCGACAGAAAGCGCTCCAACAAGGCTCCAAAAATGACCGCTAG